The proteins below come from a single Periophthalmus magnuspinnatus isolate fPerMag1 chromosome 7, fPerMag1.2.pri, whole genome shotgun sequence genomic window:
- the plekhm2 gene encoding pleckstrin homology domain-containing family M member 2 isoform X4, whose protein sequence is MDQLKVKDRILENISMSVKKLQSYFAACEDETPAIRNHDRVLQRLCEHIDHALLYGLQDISSGYWVLVLHFTRREAVRQIEELQHIATNLGRSRAWLYLALSESSLESYLRLFQENQALLHKYYFKNALVCSHDHLALFLTLVSGLEFIRFDLELDVPYLDVAPYMPEYYKPHNLLDFEERLPSSDSISLHSFTSLNSTNLEWDDSAIAPSSEGDLTDQASCPHSGGSDPQTVISDTVVVSSCAVKSATYLSPHSPTSRQNPFNEDSDTTTNTSVDVTPVHVASLHNSTAHEDDTDVNTNELEVIRMARRRKPARKRRGKGSTDSSSSIHNSVSSENMELGLQDSTDCTMDSEGERRSRAGTEVLEEEELLRLPKMADTSMDSVGQPLRDVMDRLNGALDQDESWEHLEEEQPDCGRAVEPTSQQPFLEDSAGKPPDPAPGDPPTSPLTSPYLQTFTEPSEESFSAPHSPEPAASYSGSNDTAEQSQSQTVPGGHEDEGEAERGEGPELKLNQETNGEQRDGRAEQQLSPSEVTHPAEFKVDNNHLLLLMIHVFRENEEQLFKMVRMSTGHMEGDLQPLFLLLTDCYIYLLRKGAAEKPYTVEDAVSYNELDYISVGQDQQTITLVCTNRRRKFLLDTADASLTIWLLSVLKSSMVKGCREPPYPTVLTDATMEKLALTKFVAQESHCEVAEVCIHLYSLVHWEDPLDTCLSPVQSPSSRGSTSIKEGTVQYKAGTTYLGKELWKSCYLVLSNGILHLYSEQNDLTPIQSVTMGGEHCGGCRRSNSSERPHAFQVILTERPPLELSASNEQDMAEWMQLLCQSVSKGVIPQGVAPTPCIPCCLVLTDMKLLTCHQDCQTSFFRSLGSAELCDVTAVSLEANKEYCIIEFAADRSQFLPSWVLYFSGCEERDRLLHTLNKAWKDIYQVDLPQTVISDQSVQKRCGEALALMKSAWQRADSLARGRAQREPWC, encoded by the exons TTGCAGAGTTACTTTGCTGCCTGTGAAGATGAGACTCCTGCCATCCGGAATCATGACCGCGTCCTCCAGAGGCTGTGTGAGCACATTGACCACGCTCTCCTCTACGG CCTCCAGGACATCTCCTCGGGCTACTGGGTCCTTGTTCTTCACTTCACCCGAAGAGAGGCCGTCCGGCAGATAGAGGAGCTCCAGCACATCGCCACCAACCTTGGCAGAA GTCGTGCATGGCTGTACTTGGCATTGAGTGAAAGCTCTCTAGAAAGCTACCTGCGCCTCTTCCAGGAGAACCAGGCTTTACTACACAAGTATTATTTCAA GAACGCCCTGGTGTGCAGTCATGACCACCTGGCCCTGTTCCTCACTCTGGTGTCTGGTCTGGAGTTTATCCGCTTCGACCTGGAGCTG GATGTCCCATACCTGGATGTGGCTCCGTACATGCCTGAGTACTACAAACCACATAACCTGCTGGACTTCGAGGAGAGACTACCCAGCTCGGACAGCATATCTTTGCACTCCTTCACCTCACTGAATTCTACTAACTTAGAGtgggacgacagcgccatcgcCCCCTCCAGTGAAG GTGATCTGACAGACCAGGCCAGCTGCCCTCACTCTGGAGGATCGGACCCTCAGACGGTTATCAGTGACACTGTGGTGGTCTCCTCATGTGCAGTCAAGTCCGCGACATACCTGTCCCCTCATAGCCCCACGTCTAGACAAAACCCTTTCAATGAAGACTCTGATACCACCACCAACACCTCAGTGGACGTCACCCCTGTGCATGTGGCCAGCCTTCACAACAGCACAGCCCACGAAGATGACACCGATGTCAATACTAATGAGCTGGAGGTCATCAG GATGGCCAGAAGAAGAAAACCAGCCAGAAAGCGTAGAGGGAAGGGCTCTACAGATTCCAGCAGCAGCATTCATAACTCTGTGTCATCTGAGAACATGGAGCTGGGCCTCCAGGACAGCACCGACTGTACCATGgacagtgagggagagaggaggagcagagcaggaactGAGgtcctggaggaggaggagctactGCGATTGCCAAAGATGGCCGACACCTCTATGGACAGCGTGGGACAACCTCTGCGTGATGTTATGGACCGGCTCAATGGGGCTCTGGATCAGGATGAGAGCTGGGAGCACTTGGAGGAGGAGCAGCCTGACTGTGGGCGTGCAGTAGAGCCCACATCGCAGCAGCCCTTTCTGGAGGATTCAGCGGGCAAGCCCCCTGACCCAGCACCCGGAGATCCTCCCACAAGCCCTCTCACCAGCCCCTACCTCCAGACTTTCACTGAGCCTTCAGAGGAGAGCTTCTCTGCCCCCCACAGTCCAGAGCCTGCTGCCAGCTATAGTGGCAGCAATGACACTGCAGAGCAAAGCCAGTCACAGACTGTTCCAGGTGGCCATGAGGATGAAGGAGAGgcagaaaggggagagggacCGGAGCTCAAGTTGAACCAGGAGACAAATGGTGAACAAAGAGATGGACGGGCAGAGCAGCAGCTGAGCCCCTCTGAGGTGACCCATCCAGCCGAGTTTAA AGTGGACAACAACCACTTGCTTTTACTGATGATCCATGTGTTTAGAGAAAATGAAGAGCAACTGTTTAAG atggTGAGAATGAGCACTGGCCACATGGAGGGAGACCTGCAGCCCCTGTTCTTGCTACTCACTGACTGTTACATTTACCTGCTCCGAAAGG GTGCAGCAGAGAAGCCATACACAGTTGAAGATGCGGTTTCATACAATGAGCTAGATTATATTTCT GTGGGTCAGGACCAACAAACAATTACTTTGGTTTGcacaaacagaagaagaaagttTCTCTTGGACACAGCTGATGCCTCCCTCACTAT CTGGCTGTTATCAGTCCTTAAGTCGTCCATGGTGAAAGGATGCCGAGAGCCTCCGTACCCTACAGTGCTAACCGACGCCACAATGGAAAAACTGGCTCTGACAAAGTTTGTGGCCCAGGAGTCTCACTGTGAG GTGGCAGAGGTATGCATCCACCTGTACTCTCTGGTCCACTGGGAAGACCCTTTGGATACCTGCCTGTCCCCTGTCCAGTCCCCCAGCTCCAGAGGCTCCACCAGCATAAAGGAGGGCACAGTGCAGTACAAGGCTGGCACTACCTACTTGGGCAAAGAACTGTGGAAGAGCTGCTATCTAGTTCTTAG CAATGGGATTCTACATCTGTACTCTGAGCAAAATGACTTGACCCCTATACAGTCTGTTACCATGGG AGGAGAGCACTGTGGAGGCTGCCGGCGGTCTAACAGCAGCGAGCGGCCTCATGCCTTTCAGGTCATCCTTACAGAGCGTCCTCCGCTGGAGCTCAGTGCCAGTAATGAGCAGGACATGGCTGAGTGGATGCAACTGCTTTGTCAATCTGTGTCCAAAGGG GTAATTCCTCAGGGAGTTGCCCCCACTCCCTGTATCCCCTGCTGCTTGGTGCTCACAGACATGAAGCTGCTGACCTGTCATCAGGACTGTCAGACCAGCTTCTTCCGCTCATTGGGCAGTGCTGAGCTCTGTGATGTCACTGCGGTCAGCCTGGAGGCCAACAAGGAGTACTGCATTATT GAATTTGCTGCAGATCGGAGCCAGTTTCTCCCATCCTGGGTCTTGTACTTCAGTGGTTGTGAGGAAAGAGATCGTCTGCTTCATACTCTCAACAAGGCATGGAAAGACATTTACCAG GTGGACCTTCCCCAGACAGTCATATCGGACCAGTCAGTTCAGAAACGCTGTGGGGAGGCCCTGGCCCTGATGAAGAGTGCATGGCAGAGAGCAGACAGCCTGGCCCGGGGAAGAGCTCAGAGAGAACCCTGGTGCTGA
- the plekhm2 gene encoding pleckstrin homology domain-containing family M member 2 isoform X5, translated as MDQLKVKDRILENISMSVKKLQSYFAACEDETPAIRNHDRVLQRLCEHIDHALLYGLQDISSGYWVLVLHFTRREAVRQIEELQHIATNLGRSRAWLYLALSESSLESYLRLFQENQALLHKYYFKNALVCSHDHLALFLTLVSGLEFIRFDLELDVPYLDVAPYMPEYYKPHNLLDFEERLPSSDSISLHSFTSLNSTNLEWDDSAIAPSSEDYDFADIFPVLQSLPSADWEEGDLTDQASCPHSGGSDPQTVISDTVVVSSCAVKSATYLSPHSPTSRQNPFNEDSDTTTNTSVDVTPVHVASLHNSTAHEDDTDVNTNELEVIRMARRRKPARKRRGKGSTDSSSSIHNSVSSENMELGLQDSTDCTMDSEGERRSRAGTEVLEEEELLRLPKMADTSMDSVGQPLRDVMDRLNGALDQDESWEHLEEEQPDCGRAVEPTSQQPFLEDSAGKPPDPAPGDPPTSPLTSPYLQTFTEPSEESFSAPHSPEPAASYSGSNDTAEQSQSQTVPGGHEDEGEAERGEGPELKLNQETNGEQRDGRAEQQLSPSEVTHPAEFKVDNNHLLLLMIHVFRENEEQLFKMVRMSTGHMEGDLQPLFLLLTDCYIYLLRKGAAEKPYTVEDAVSYNELDYISVGQDQQTITLVCTNRRRKFLLDTADASLTIWLLSVLKSSMVKGCREPPYPTVLTDATMEKLALTKFVAQESHCEVAEVCIHLYSLVHWEDPLDTCLSPVQSPSSRGSTSIKEGTVQYKAGTTYLGKELWKSCYLVLRGEHCGGCRRSNSSERPHAFQVILTERPPLELSASNEQDMAEWMQLLCQSVSKGVIPQGVAPTPCIPCCLVLTDMKLLTCHQDCQTSFFRSLGSAELCDVTAVSLEANKEYCIIEFAADRSQFLPSWVLYFSGCEERDRLLHTLNKAWKDIYQVDLPQTVISDQSVQKRCGEALALMKSAWQRADSLARGRAQREPWC; from the exons TTGCAGAGTTACTTTGCTGCCTGTGAAGATGAGACTCCTGCCATCCGGAATCATGACCGCGTCCTCCAGAGGCTGTGTGAGCACATTGACCACGCTCTCCTCTACGG CCTCCAGGACATCTCCTCGGGCTACTGGGTCCTTGTTCTTCACTTCACCCGAAGAGAGGCCGTCCGGCAGATAGAGGAGCTCCAGCACATCGCCACCAACCTTGGCAGAA GTCGTGCATGGCTGTACTTGGCATTGAGTGAAAGCTCTCTAGAAAGCTACCTGCGCCTCTTCCAGGAGAACCAGGCTTTACTACACAAGTATTATTTCAA GAACGCCCTGGTGTGCAGTCATGACCACCTGGCCCTGTTCCTCACTCTGGTGTCTGGTCTGGAGTTTATCCGCTTCGACCTGGAGCTG GATGTCCCATACCTGGATGTGGCTCCGTACATGCCTGAGTACTACAAACCACATAACCTGCTGGACTTCGAGGAGAGACTACCCAGCTCGGACAGCATATCTTTGCACTCCTTCACCTCACTGAATTCTACTAACTTAGAGtgggacgacagcgccatcgcCCCCTCCAGTGAAG ATTATGATTTTGCTGACATCTTCCCCGTGTTGCAGTCATTGCCAAGTGCAGACTGGGAAG AAGGTGATCTGACAGACCAGGCCAGCTGCCCTCACTCTGGAGGATCGGACCCTCAGACGGTTATCAGTGACACTGTGGTGGTCTCCTCATGTGCAGTCAAGTCCGCGACATACCTGTCCCCTCATAGCCCCACGTCTAGACAAAACCCTTTCAATGAAGACTCTGATACCACCACCAACACCTCAGTGGACGTCACCCCTGTGCATGTGGCCAGCCTTCACAACAGCACAGCCCACGAAGATGACACCGATGTCAATACTAATGAGCTGGAGGTCATCAG GATGGCCAGAAGAAGAAAACCAGCCAGAAAGCGTAGAGGGAAGGGCTCTACAGATTCCAGCAGCAGCATTCATAACTCTGTGTCATCTGAGAACATGGAGCTGGGCCTCCAGGACAGCACCGACTGTACCATGgacagtgagggagagaggaggagcagagcaggaactGAGgtcctggaggaggaggagctactGCGATTGCCAAAGATGGCCGACACCTCTATGGACAGCGTGGGACAACCTCTGCGTGATGTTATGGACCGGCTCAATGGGGCTCTGGATCAGGATGAGAGCTGGGAGCACTTGGAGGAGGAGCAGCCTGACTGTGGGCGTGCAGTAGAGCCCACATCGCAGCAGCCCTTTCTGGAGGATTCAGCGGGCAAGCCCCCTGACCCAGCACCCGGAGATCCTCCCACAAGCCCTCTCACCAGCCCCTACCTCCAGACTTTCACTGAGCCTTCAGAGGAGAGCTTCTCTGCCCCCCACAGTCCAGAGCCTGCTGCCAGCTATAGTGGCAGCAATGACACTGCAGAGCAAAGCCAGTCACAGACTGTTCCAGGTGGCCATGAGGATGAAGGAGAGgcagaaaggggagagggacCGGAGCTCAAGTTGAACCAGGAGACAAATGGTGAACAAAGAGATGGACGGGCAGAGCAGCAGCTGAGCCCCTCTGAGGTGACCCATCCAGCCGAGTTTAA AGTGGACAACAACCACTTGCTTTTACTGATGATCCATGTGTTTAGAGAAAATGAAGAGCAACTGTTTAAG atggTGAGAATGAGCACTGGCCACATGGAGGGAGACCTGCAGCCCCTGTTCTTGCTACTCACTGACTGTTACATTTACCTGCTCCGAAAGG GTGCAGCAGAGAAGCCATACACAGTTGAAGATGCGGTTTCATACAATGAGCTAGATTATATTTCT GTGGGTCAGGACCAACAAACAATTACTTTGGTTTGcacaaacagaagaagaaagttTCTCTTGGACACAGCTGATGCCTCCCTCACTAT CTGGCTGTTATCAGTCCTTAAGTCGTCCATGGTGAAAGGATGCCGAGAGCCTCCGTACCCTACAGTGCTAACCGACGCCACAATGGAAAAACTGGCTCTGACAAAGTTTGTGGCCCAGGAGTCTCACTGTGAG GTGGCAGAGGTATGCATCCACCTGTACTCTCTGGTCCACTGGGAAGACCCTTTGGATACCTGCCTGTCCCCTGTCCAGTCCCCCAGCTCCAGAGGCTCCACCAGCATAAAGGAGGGCACAGTGCAGTACAAGGCTGGCACTACCTACTTGGGCAAAGAACTGTGGAAGAGCTGCTATCTAGTTCTTAG AGGAGAGCACTGTGGAGGCTGCCGGCGGTCTAACAGCAGCGAGCGGCCTCATGCCTTTCAGGTCATCCTTACAGAGCGTCCTCCGCTGGAGCTCAGTGCCAGTAATGAGCAGGACATGGCTGAGTGGATGCAACTGCTTTGTCAATCTGTGTCCAAAGGG GTAATTCCTCAGGGAGTTGCCCCCACTCCCTGTATCCCCTGCTGCTTGGTGCTCACAGACATGAAGCTGCTGACCTGTCATCAGGACTGTCAGACCAGCTTCTTCCGCTCATTGGGCAGTGCTGAGCTCTGTGATGTCACTGCGGTCAGCCTGGAGGCCAACAAGGAGTACTGCATTATT GAATTTGCTGCAGATCGGAGCCAGTTTCTCCCATCCTGGGTCTTGTACTTCAGTGGTTGTGAGGAAAGAGATCGTCTGCTTCATACTCTCAACAAGGCATGGAAAGACATTTACCAG GTGGACCTTCCCCAGACAGTCATATCGGACCAGTCAGTTCAGAAACGCTGTGGGGAGGCCCTGGCCCTGATGAAGAGTGCATGGCAGAGAGCAGACAGCCTGGCCCGGGGAAGAGCTCAGAGAGAACCCTGGTGCTGA